The Orenia marismortui DSM 5156 genome window below encodes:
- the hydG gene encoding [FeFe] hydrogenase H-cluster radical SAM maturase HydG, with translation MSKDFIDDRKLQDLLVQAKPTEEKIERIINKSLNKERLSLEETAILLQADRPEWIDRIFKGAQELKNKVYGDRIVLFAPLYVGNKCINNCEYCGFKASNTEVDRCTLSIKELQDEVKAMEKKGQKRSILVYGESPDYDADFIAKTVEAVYDTREDKGEIRRVNINAAPLDVEGYKKLKEVGIGTYQIFQETYHHKTYDKVHHSGPKKDFEWRVTGLDRAMEAGIDDVGIGVLFGLYEWKYEVMGLLEHTIHLEEKYNVGPHTISFPRLKEASNVSIDDKYIVNDEELKRIIAILRLAVPYTGLILTAREDAELRREAIKLGVSQIDAGTKIEINGYSDDEEEQDINREQFMIGDSRSLDDVIYELINDGYLPSFCTACYRLGRTGEHFMEFAIPGFIKRYCGPNALLTFKEYLEDYASEKTKVVGEKLIQEKLAEIEDDKTRDNVKAKLEEIEDEKRDLYF, from the coding sequence GTGTCAAAAGATTTTATTGATGATAGAAAGTTGCAGGATCTTTTAGTGCAGGCAAAGCCGACAGAAGAGAAGATAGAAAGAATTATTAATAAATCATTAAATAAAGAAAGATTATCTTTAGAAGAGACTGCTATTCTTTTGCAGGCTGATAGACCTGAGTGGATTGATAGAATATTTAAGGGTGCTCAAGAATTAAAGAATAAGGTTTATGGCGATAGGATTGTATTATTTGCTCCATTGTATGTAGGAAATAAATGTATCAATAACTGTGAATACTGTGGTTTTAAGGCTTCTAATACTGAAGTTGATCGCTGTACTTTGAGTATTAAGGAATTACAAGATGAAGTCAAGGCTATGGAGAAGAAAGGGCAAAAACGTTCTATATTAGTTTATGGTGAAAGTCCAGATTATGATGCAGACTTTATTGCTAAAACTGTTGAGGCTGTTTATGATACTAGGGAAGATAAAGGTGAGATTAGACGAGTTAATATTAATGCTGCTCCTTTAGACGTAGAAGGATATAAGAAATTAAAAGAGGTTGGTATTGGTACCTATCAGATTTTTCAAGAAACTTATCATCATAAGACTTATGATAAGGTTCATCATTCTGGACCTAAAAAAGACTTTGAATGGAGAGTAACAGGACTGGATAGAGCAATGGAAGCTGGAATTGATGATGTAGGGATTGGAGTATTATTTGGACTATATGAATGGAAGTATGAAGTGATGGGATTATTAGAGCATACTATTCACCTTGAAGAGAAGTACAATGTTGGTCCTCATACAATCTCTTTTCCTAGATTAAAAGAAGCTAGTAATGTAAGTATAGATGATAAGTACATTGTTAATGATGAAGAATTAAAACGAATTATTGCTATTTTAAGGCTTGCTGTTCCTTATACTGGTTTAATTTTAACAGCACGAGAGGATGCTGAGTTAAGAAGAGAAGCTATTAAATTAGGGGTTTCACAGATTGATGCAGGAACAAAGATAGAGATAAATGGTTATTCTGATGATGAAGAGGAACAAGATATAAATCGTGAACAATTTATGATAGGAGATAGTCGTTCTTTAGATGATGTGATTTATGAATTGATTAATGATGGTTATCTTCCTTCCTTCTGTACAGCTTGTTATCGTTTAGGTCGTACTGGAGAGCATTTCATGGAATTTGCTATTCCTGGTTTTATAAAAAGATATTGTGGACCTAATGCCTTATTAACTTTTAAAGAGTATTTGGAAGATTATGCTTCTGAAAAGACTAAAGTAGTTGGAGAGAAACTAATACAAGAAAAATTAGCTGAAATAGAAGATGATAAAACTAGGGATAATGTTAAAGCTAAGTTAGAGGAGATTGAAGATGAAAAAAGAGATTTGTACTTTTAG
- a CDS encoding IS30 family transposase: MCQNNYNRKSKKGKHLTLEDRKIIEHLYNIQGKKDKEXAKELGKHRTTISRELKKGELKLLNSDYTTRIEYDAEIAQKVYDKNATAKGTKIKIAKEHELARFIERKIKQDKWSPEVIANQIQEDERFEIKLHWKTIYNYIDKGILMVNRDELVYGNYKKSKGTKRQEKESTKRRKDGRRISDRPEEANKRTELGHWEMDLVEGKKGKGEPFLLVLTERYSRKEIIEKISNKTQEAVINGLDRIERRIGVRRFRELFKTITTDNGREFYDYEGIETSFTGSNIPRTNHYYADAYCSWQRGSNENLNKMIRRFLPKGSSFKDISTSEVKNIQQWMNNYPRKMFDFKTSNEVFENKLKVA; the protein is encoded by the coding sequence ATGTGTCAAAATAATTATAACAGAAAAAGTAAAAAAGGAAAACACCTAACTTTGGAAGATAGGAAAATAATAGAGCATTTATATAATATTCAAGGTAAGAAAGATAAGGAGATNGCAAAAGAGTTAGGAAAACATAGAACAACAATAAGTAGAGAGCTTAAGAAAGGTGAATTAAAATTATTAAATTCTGATTATACGACAAGAATAGAATATGATGCTGAAATAGCGCAAAAAGTCTATGATAAAAATGCTACAGCTAAAGGAACTAAGATAAAAATAGCTAAGGAACATGAGTTAGCAAGATTTATAGAAAGAAAAATAAAACAAGATAAATGGTCTCCAGAAGTAATTGCTAATCAAATACAGGAAGATGAAAGATTTGAAATTAAGCTACATTGGAAAACAATATACAATTATATAGACAAAGGTATCTTGATGGTAAATAGAGATGAGTTAGTCTATGGTAATTATAAAAAATCTAAAGGTACTAAAAGACAAGAAAAGGAATCAACTAAGAGGAGAAAAGATGGCAGAAGGATATCAGATAGACCTGAGGAAGCTAATAAAAGAACAGAGTTAGGTCATTGGGAAATGGACTTAGTAGAAGGTAAAAAAGGAAAAGGAGAGCCATTCTTACTAGTTTTAACAGAAAGATATAGTCGAAAAGAGATAATAGAAAAAATATCTAATAAGACTCAAGAAGCAGTTATAAATGGATTAGATCGAATTGAAAGAAGAATAGGTGTAAGAAGGTTTAGAGAGTTATTTAAGACGATAACAACAGACAACGGGCGGGAATTTTATGATTATGAAGGAATAGAGACTTCATTTACAGGAAGTAATATACCAAGAACTAATCATTACTATGCTGATGCCTATTGTTCTTGGCAAAGAGGTAGTAATGAAAATTTAAATAAGATGATTAGAAGGTTTTTGCCAAAAGGAAGCAGTTTTAAAGATATTAGTACGAGTGAGGTTAAAAATATTCAACAATGGATGAATAACTACCCAAGAAAGATGTTTGATTTTAAAACTTCGAATGAAGTTTTTGAAAATAAATTAAAAGTAGCTTAA
- the hydE gene encoding [FeFe] hydrogenase H-cluster radical SAM maturase HydE, which produces MNLDEILKQDKLTRDDLVYLMNLKEEDDLEKLYNKAYQLKAEHIGQKVFYRGLIEFSNLCVKNCNYCGIRKDNNKVDRFTMTEEEILDRAKWAYENKYGSLVLQAGERSDKEFVDFVDNLIKKIKELSNNELGITLSLGEQSKETYQRWYDSGAHRYLLRIESSNEKLYNSLHPNDHDFKGRLECLAEMKEIGYQVGTGVMIGFPGQSIEDLVDDLIFFKENDIDMVGMGPYVLHEDTPTAKKVENNELLKTRNLNWGLKMVAVLRLLMKDINIAATTALQALNPVGREMALKAGANILMPIITHRKYRTEYQLYENKPCIDEEASDCKNCLAARVATVGDEIVYGEWGDSPHYFKRTAKK; this is translated from the coding sequence ATGAATTTGGATGAGATTTTGAAGCAAGATAAATTGACTAGAGATGACTTGGTTTATTTAATGAATTTAAAAGAAGAGGATGATTTAGAAAAACTATATAATAAAGCTTATCAGCTTAAAGCAGAACACATAGGACAGAAGGTATTTTATCGTGGTTTAATAGAGTTTAGTAATCTATGTGTGAAAAATTGCAATTATTGTGGTATTAGAAAGGATAATAATAAAGTAGATAGATTTACTATGACAGAGGAAGAAATTTTAGATAGAGCTAAATGGGCTTATGAGAACAAATATGGATCTCTTGTTTTACAAGCAGGTGAAAGAAGTGATAAAGAATTTGTAGATTTTGTAGATAATCTAATTAAGAAAATTAAAGAACTGAGTAATAATGAATTAGGAATCACCTTATCTTTAGGTGAGCAAAGTAAAGAGACTTATCAACGTTGGTATGATTCAGGTGCTCATCGTTATTTGTTGAGGATAGAAAGTTCTAATGAAAAGTTATATAATTCTCTTCATCCTAATGACCATGATTTCAAAGGGAGATTAGAATGTTTAGCAGAGATGAAAGAGATAGGATATCAGGTAGGTACTGGGGTAATGATTGGATTTCCAGGACAAAGTATTGAAGATTTAGTAGATGATTTAATCTTTTTTAAAGAAAATGACATTGATATGGTAGGTATGGGACCTTATGTACTTCATGAAGATACACCAACTGCGAAAAAAGTAGAAAATAATGAGTTACTAAAGACTCGTAATTTAAACTGGGGATTAAAAATGGTAGCGGTTTTGAGACTTTTAATGAAGGATATTAATATAGCAGCAACAACTGCATTACAGGCTTTAAACCCAGTAGGACGTGAAATGGCATTAAAGGCAGGAGCTAATATTCTAATGCCAATCATAACTCATCGGAAGTATCGAACTGAGTATCAACTTTATGAGAACAAGCCATGTATTGATGAAGAAGCTTCTGATTGTAAGAACTGTTTAGCTGCTAGAGTTGCTACAGTAGGTGATGAGATAGTTTATGGAGAATGGGGAGATTCACCACACTATTTTAAGAGAACTGCTAAAAAATAA
- a CDS encoding aspartate ammonia-lyase — protein MRQEEDLLGARELDDTAYYGINTLRAVENFNLTGRRVNIELIKAIAQIKQAAIITNYGINNISEDKKEVILKVCQEILTGKFDEQFILDALQGGAGTSTNMMVNEVIANRAIELLGGQKGDYSVIHPNEDINMSQSTNDIYPTAVRIAALKLLVPLSEEVAKLQEELQVKEREFANYLKLGRTQLQDAVPITLGQEFSAYAETISRDRWRLFKVAERLKQVNLGGTAVGTGLNAPRKYIFKVVKELRNITGLNLAHAENMIDNTQNLDVFVEVSGLLKALAVNLNKIANDLRLLSSGPRGGIAEIKLPKVQVGSSIMPGKVNPVIPEAINQLAFLVISNDQAITLAAQSGQLELNVMIPLLADKLLESLTVLKRGVKIFRERCIEGIEANKERCEELLEDSLGLLTALNPYLGYELTTEIAKDVLNKGKKVRESILDRGIFSEEELNQILSPSQMTHPGIAAEKLYNTLKARK, from the coding sequence ATGAGGCAAGAAGAGGATTTATTAGGGGCTAGAGAATTAGATGATACCGCATATTATGGGATTAATACATTAAGGGCTGTAGAGAACTTTAATTTAACAGGGCGTAGAGTTAATATCGAATTAATTAAAGCTATAGCCCAAATTAAACAAGCGGCCATAATTACTAATTATGGAATAAATAATATTAGTGAAGATAAGAAAGAAGTCATTTTAAAAGTTTGTCAAGAAATATTGACTGGTAAATTTGATGAACAATTTATTTTAGATGCCTTGCAAGGTGGAGCAGGCACCTCGACTAATATGATGGTTAATGAAGTAATTGCCAATAGAGCTATTGAGCTTTTGGGTGGACAGAAGGGTGATTATAGTGTAATTCATCCAAATGAAGATATTAATATGAGCCAGTCTACCAATGATATTTATCCAACTGCAGTTAGAATTGCTGCATTAAAATTATTAGTTCCTTTAAGTGAAGAGGTAGCTAAGTTACAAGAGGAATTACAAGTTAAAGAGAGAGAATTTGCTAACTATCTTAAATTAGGTCGTACTCAGTTACAGGATGCTGTTCCAATTACTTTAGGTCAAGAGTTTTCTGCATATGCAGAAACAATAAGTCGAGATAGATGGAGGTTATTTAAGGTAGCTGAACGTTTAAAGCAGGTCAACTTAGGTGGAACTGCAGTAGGAACTGGTTTAAATGCTCCTCGCAAATATATCTTCAAAGTTGTAAAAGAGTTAAGAAATATAACTGGTCTTAATTTGGCTCATGCTGAGAATATGATAGATAATACCCAGAACCTAGATGTATTTGTAGAGGTTTCAGGATTATTAAAAGCTTTAGCAGTTAATTTAAATAAGATTGCCAATGATCTAAGATTATTAAGTTCAGGTCCTAGAGGTGGAATTGCTGAAATTAAATTACCAAAGGTACAGGTGGGTTCTTCAATTATGCCAGGTAAGGTTAATCCAGTTATTCCAGAAGCAATAAATCAACTTGCATTTTTAGTAATTAGTAATGACCAAGCGATTACTCTAGCTGCTCAGTCAGGTCAATTAGAGTTGAATGTAATGATACCTTTATTAGCTGATAAATTACTAGAGAGTTTAACAGTTTTGAAAAGAGGAGTTAAAATCTTTAGAGAAAGATGTATCGAAGGTATTGAAGCTAATAAAGAGAGATGTGAAGAATTGTTAGAGGATAGTTTAGGATTATTAACAGCATTAAATCCTTATTTAGGATATGAATTGACTACAGAAATTGCTAAAGATGTTTTAAATAAAGGTAAGAAAGTTAGAGAATCTATTTTGGATAGGGGTATTTTTAGTGAAGAAGAATTAAATCAGATTTTAAGTCCAAGCCAGATGACTCATCCAGGTATAGCAGCCGAAAAATTATATAATACTTTAAAGGCAAGAAAGTAG
- a CDS encoding DUF554 domain-containing protein, with amino-acid sequence MKGTIVNTLAIIIGGSLGGLLGNRLGDRFKEIVMQGLSLAVLLIGIQMALSTQNPTYIIFSLLIGGLIGELINIEAKLEKIGKWFERKLGNRGRVAEGFVQCSLIYCVGAMAIMGAIQDGLQQDPSTLYAKALLDGFSGIAFASTLGVGVILSAIPVFFYQGTITLLAGQAKMFLTEPIIAEMTATGGLLILAIALNLLNITKIKVGNLLPAIFISILLVYLF; translated from the coding sequence ATGAAAGGAACTATAGTTAATACTTTAGCAATTATTATTGGTGGTAGTTTAGGGGGCTTACTTGGAAATAGGTTGGGTGATCGATTCAAAGAGATAGTTATGCAGGGGTTAAGTTTAGCGGTGTTATTAATAGGTATACAAATGGCCTTAAGTACCCAAAATCCAACTTATATTATCTTTAGTTTATTAATTGGTGGGTTAATTGGAGAGTTAATTAATATAGAAGCTAAATTAGAGAAGATAGGAAAATGGTTTGAAAGAAAATTAGGCAATAGAGGTAGAGTGGCTGAGGGCTTTGTTCAGTGTAGTTTAATTTATTGTGTTGGTGCAATGGCCATAATGGGGGCAATTCAAGATGGTTTACAACAAGATCCTTCTACATTATATGCCAAAGCTTTATTAGATGGTTTTTCTGGGATAGCTTTTGCATCTACATTAGGAGTAGGTGTAATACTATCAGCAATTCCTGTGTTCTTTTATCAAGGAACTATTACTTTATTAGCTGGTCAGGCTAAGATGTTCTTAACTGAGCCAATTATTGCAGAAATGACAGCAACAGGTGGCCTCTTAATTTTAGCTATTGCTTTGAATCTGTTGAATATAACTAAAATTAAAGTAGGAAATTTATTACCAGCTATTTTTATATCTATTTTATTAGTTTATTTATTTTAG
- the hydF gene encoding [FeFe] hydrogenase H-cluster maturation GTPase HydF, with protein sequence MQNTPQANRLHIALLGRRNAGKSSLVNALTNQDLAVVSDVAGTTTDPVYKSMEILPIGPVTIIDTAGIDDVGKLGKLRIKKTKEALSRTDLALLVIDPEVGVDEYEKKLLSELEEREIPVVGVVNKEDKFENINLKSLMKEVGVKLLTVSAKTETGIEKLKKEIILKAPEKFEEPHIIGDLIKPQDIVVLVIPIDLAAPKGRLILPQVQTLRDILDNDAQAVVVKERELKGALDSLKKKPKIVVTDSQAFMKVAADVPENIMLTGFSILFARYKGDLEIFTRGAKGISKLKAGDKVLICESCTHHRTADDIGTVKIPRWLRQEVGGELEFDHVSGREFPDNLEDYDLVVQCGGCMTNRKEILYRLKKADSLGVPIVNYGMLIAYVHGILDRALEAFPLAQMIWEEE encoded by the coding sequence ATGCAAAATACACCACAGGCTAATAGATTACACATTGCTCTTTTAGGAAGGAGAAATGCTGGTAAATCTAGTTTGGTAAATGCACTGACCAATCAAGATTTAGCTGTTGTATCAGATGTAGCAGGAACAACAACTGATCCAGTATATAAATCTATGGAGATATTACCAATTGGACCAGTAACAATTATAGATACAGCAGGGATTGATGATGTAGGTAAATTAGGAAAATTAAGAATCAAGAAGACAAAAGAGGCTTTAAGTAGAACAGATTTAGCTTTATTAGTAATTGATCCTGAAGTAGGAGTAGATGAATACGAGAAAAAACTTTTATCTGAGCTAGAAGAGAGGGAGATACCTGTTGTAGGTGTAGTTAATAAAGAGGATAAATTTGAGAATATTAATCTAAAATCTCTAATGAAAGAAGTAGGGGTTAAATTATTAACAGTCAGTGCTAAAACAGAGACAGGAATCGAAAAATTAAAAAAAGAGATAATCTTAAAAGCACCAGAAAAATTTGAAGAACCCCATATTATAGGAGATCTAATTAAACCTCAAGATATAGTGGTATTAGTAATCCCTATAGATTTAGCTGCTCCTAAAGGGAGACTAATATTGCCTCAGGTACAGACTTTAAGAGATATCTTAGATAATGATGCACAGGCAGTGGTAGTAAAGGAAAGAGAACTTAAAGGAGCTTTAGATAGCCTTAAAAAGAAACCTAAAATTGTAGTTACCGATTCTCAAGCTTTTATGAAGGTTGCTGCTGATGTGCCAGAGAATATTATGTTAACTGGATTTTCAATTCTTTTTGCTCGTTATAAAGGTGACTTAGAAATTTTCACTAGAGGAGCTAAAGGAATTTCAAAACTTAAAGCAGGTGATAAGGTATTGATTTGTGAAAGCTGTACCCATCACCGTACAGCGGATGATATTGGAACAGTTAAGATTCCACGCTGGTTAAGACAAGAAGTAGGTGGAGAGTTAGAATTTGACCATGTATCTGGAAGAGAGTTCCCTGATAACCTTGAAGATTATGATTTAGTTGTTCAATGTGGTGGCTGTATGACTAATCGTAAAGAGATATTATATAGGTTAAAAAAAGCTGATAGTTTAGGAGTTCCGATAGTTAACTATGGTATGTTGATTGCTTATGTTCATGGTATTTTGGATAGAGCATTAGAAGCATTTCCATTGGCTCAAATGATTTGGGAGGAAGAGTGA